Proteins encoded together in one Aurantiacibacter aquimixticola window:
- a CDS encoding YegP family protein: MAHHFQIYKDKAGEFRVRFKYNDEVMFSTEGYSSKASAKNAIESIQKNGPKAKVVDES; this comes from the coding sequence ATGGCTCACCACTTCCAGATCTATAAGGACAAGGCCGGCGAGTTCCGCGTGCGCTTCAAATACAATGACGAGGTGATGTTCTCGACCGAAGGCTATTCGTCCAAGGCAAGTGCGAAGAATGCCATCGAGTCGATCCAGAAGAACGGCCCCAAGGCCAAGGTCGTCGACGAAAGCTGA